A stretch of the Tardiphaga sp. 709 genome encodes the following:
- a CDS encoding YeaH/YhbH family protein — protein sequence MHIVDRRLNPSSKSLENRQRFLRRAKALVQGAVKKASQDRDIKDVLEGGEVSIPLDGMNEPRFYREGGIRDRVLPGNVKFVEGDYLQRPQSKSGRSNDAGEGDGEDAFRFVLSREEFVDIFLDDLELPDLSKRKLAEVENEGLRRAGYTTSGSPANISVSRTVRLAMARRVALQRPRPEAIAQLEAELEHCSDERRPELLAEITRLKSKMQRIPFIDPIDIRYRRFETMPKPVAQAVMFCLMDVSGSMSEHMKDLAKRFYMLLYVFLTRRYRKVEIVFIRHTDRAEEVDEQTFFHGPASGGTLVSSALQAMHEIIQSRYRPADWNIYAAQASDGDNSYADGDLSGRLLKDMILPVTQFFAYLEVGESGSHPFEMSESSLWTLYQRLRAEGAPLSMRKVNDRSEIFPVFHDLFQRRQAKERVAP from the coding sequence ATGCATATCGTCGATAGACGCCTGAACCCGAGCAGCAAGAGTCTTGAGAACCGCCAGCGGTTCTTGCGACGCGCGAAAGCTCTGGTTCAGGGAGCCGTCAAGAAAGCCTCCCAGGACCGCGACATCAAAGACGTCCTGGAAGGCGGCGAAGTGTCCATCCCGCTCGACGGGATGAACGAGCCCCGCTTTTATCGCGAAGGCGGAATTCGCGACCGGGTGTTGCCCGGCAACGTGAAATTTGTGGAAGGTGATTACCTTCAGCGACCGCAATCGAAGAGCGGCAGATCGAACGATGCCGGCGAAGGCGACGGCGAGGATGCATTCCGGTTTGTGCTCAGCCGGGAGGAGTTCGTCGACATTTTCCTCGACGACCTGGAACTGCCGGATCTTTCCAAGCGCAAGCTGGCCGAAGTCGAGAACGAAGGCCTGCGCCGCGCCGGATATACAACGTCCGGCTCGCCTGCCAATATCTCGGTCAGTCGCACCGTGCGCTTGGCCATGGCACGACGGGTTGCGCTGCAGCGACCGCGACCCGAGGCCATTGCGCAGCTGGAAGCTGAACTGGAGCATTGCAGTGACGAGCGCCGCCCCGAATTGCTGGCAGAGATCACGCGGCTGAAATCCAAGATGCAGCGGATTCCGTTCATCGATCCCATCGACATCCGCTATCGCCGCTTCGAAACCATGCCGAAGCCCGTGGCACAGGCCGTCATGTTCTGCCTGATGGACGTCTCCGGTTCGATGTCCGAGCACATGAAGGATCTCGCCAAGCGGTTCTATATGCTGCTCTACGTCTTCCTCACGCGTCGCTATCGCAAGGTCGAGATCGTCTTCATCCGTCACACCGACCGCGCCGAGGAAGTCGACGAGCAGACCTTCTTCCATGGCCCCGCGTCGGGCGGCACGCTGGTGTCCAGCGCACTGCAGGCCATGCATGAGATCATCCAGTCACGCTATCGCCCCGCCGACTGGAATATCTATGCCGCACAGGCCTCGGACGGCGACAACTCCTATGCCGACGGCGATCTCTCCGGTCGCCTGCTCAAGGACATGATCCTGCCGGTGACGCAGTTCTTCGCCTATCTGGAAGTAGGCGAATCCGGCAGCCATCCGTTCGAAATGTCGGAATCCTCACTGTGGACGCTGTATCAGCGGCTGCGCGCGGAAGGCGCGCCGCTGTCGATGCGCAAGGTCAACGACCGCAGCGAGATTTTCCCGGTGTTCCACGACCTGTTTCAGCGTCGCCAAGCCAAGGAGAGGGTGGCTCCATGA